The proteins below are encoded in one region of Chthoniobacterales bacterium:
- a CDS encoding M56 family metallopeptidase, with product SEAVAVPVLVGWWRPAILMPPAAEDWPEATFRAVVLHEVAHYRRGDHWRQCLPAALRVIWWWHPAAWVTIRQLRIEREAACDDAVMGTGMKASDYAQALMRVVREAQGRRVWTGIAVAMASGARVSARVEAVLASNRRRGPVSRMARGVIGAGALGLAGAVGAAHSTVPEPATAASPSAEPASTPGAVPADETNEIEVIEVAPRFLEVSDDDYRTNQERFDQWVHAGDIVPFEKFSSVDLISAPRVTLRSGQESRVEIAREFRYPVAFERVKGMPITPTRFQTEMLGLAFDFTAERVGERVQVHGVATMRVFEGFTDGDEGVRVPTFLTKEVNIFRMIPGGGMVGFWLPGMSVRGIQHAGGDPAAASPSDSKNASRMAIFIEASIRKIPRPPDSTPAPAADSPTPGATASPSPPGTPVVSPAAKAAPSLPYGMPVAGKPGFLTSPFAPDQGMVDVRGFAPNTEVKCPYTGRVFLVP from the coding sequence TTCCGAAGCGGTCGCGGTGCCCGTGCTCGTCGGGTGGTGGCGCCCCGCCATTCTGATGCCGCCAGCGGCAGAAGATTGGCCTGAAGCGACGTTTCGCGCGGTGGTGTTGCACGAGGTCGCGCACTATCGGCGGGGGGATCATTGGCGGCAGTGCCTGCCAGCGGCTCTGCGCGTGATCTGGTGGTGGCATCCGGCTGCGTGGGTGACGATCCGGCAATTGCGGATCGAGCGGGAGGCGGCTTGCGACGACGCGGTGATGGGGACGGGCATGAAGGCCTCGGACTACGCCCAGGCGCTGATGCGAGTCGTTCGGGAGGCGCAGGGACGGCGGGTCTGGACGGGAATCGCCGTTGCGATGGCATCCGGCGCCCGCGTGTCGGCTCGAGTCGAGGCGGTGCTGGCGTCGAATCGCCGACGAGGGCCGGTCAGCCGGATGGCGCGCGGCGTGATCGGTGCCGGTGCGCTGGGGCTGGCGGGAGCGGTGGGCGCCGCGCATTCGACCGTGCCGGAGCCGGCGACGGCTGCGAGTCCCAGCGCTGAGCCCGCTTCGACGCCGGGCGCCGTGCCTGCCGACGAGACGAACGAGATCGAAGTCATCGAGGTCGCACCCCGATTTCTCGAGGTGAGCGATGACGACTACCGGACGAATCAGGAGAGATTCGACCAATGGGTCCACGCCGGAGATATCGTCCCCTTCGAGAAATTCTCGAGTGTCGACCTGATCAGTGCTCCGCGGGTGACGTTACGCTCGGGACAGGAGAGCCGCGTCGAGATTGCCCGCGAGTTCCGCTATCCCGTGGCCTTCGAGCGGGTGAAGGGAATGCCGATCACTCCGACGCGATTCCAGACCGAGATGCTGGGGCTGGCCTTCGATTTCACGGCGGAGCGCGTCGGCGAACGCGTGCAGGTGCATGGCGTGGCCACGATGCGAGTCTTCGAGGGCTTTACCGATGGCGACGAAGGCGTGCGCGTGCCGACTTTTCTGACGAAGGAAGTGAACATCTTTCGCATGATTCCCGGTGGCGGAATGGTGGGATTCTGGCTGCCGGGGATGAGCGTGCGGGGGATCCAGCACGCCGGAGGCGATCCCGCGGCGGCGTCTCCGTCCGACTCGAAGAACGCCTCCCGGATGGCGATTTTCATCGAGGCCTCCATTCGGAAGATCCCGCGCCCTCCGGATTCCACGCCGGCGCCAGCCGCGGATTCGCCCACGCCCGGCGCGACAGCGTCTCCTTCGCCGCCCGGCACGCCCGTGGTTTCGCCAGCTGCGAAGGCCGCTCCCAGTTTGCCCTATGGGATGCCGGTGGCGGGCAAGCCGGGATTTTTGACCAGTCCATTTGCTCCGGATCAAGGCATGGTCGACGTGCGCGGATTCGCTCCGAACACCGAGGTGAAATGCCCTTACACCGGGAGAGTTTTTCTCGTGCCCTGA
- the rsmA gene encoding 16S rRNA (adenine(1518)-N(6)/adenine(1519)-N(6))-dimethyltransferase RsmA: MTPSRSLGQNFLFDQNLAAWIVAQLEIEPGDHVVEIGPGLGSLTEFLVASGVPLTLLEKDDRLIPHLREKFEGPQVGVVHGDALEFDVHRLLGRGRLKIVGNLPYYVSTPLIERFADPLLSPDRVVITLQRELAERMNAKARTKDYGAMTVCLGRRWAVEYLRTLPGSVFHPAPKVESAVVMLRPKPRADVPACDDALFQRLVRGGFSERRKQLRKNLERIQPGPDWREILRALDLAETVRAEELDLAQWTRLAQAVDETFAQHGEEIFPIVDENDIVIGSRPRNEVHALDLRHRAIHVMLFNRAGQIFLQKRSIWKDRSPGKWDSATAGHVDAGETYEQAARRELMEEVGAEVGELIPVCKLGCGPETGYEFLQIYRADHEGPFRFAAQEVEGGAWLPVNHVRDWLARRPQDFAPVFRQAFPQVAAHFSAR, translated from the coding sequence ATGACTCCCTCCCGCTCCCTCGGGCAGAACTTTCTCTTTGATCAAAACCTCGCCGCCTGGATCGTCGCGCAGCTCGAGATCGAGCCCGGCGACCACGTCGTGGAGATCGGCCCGGGGCTTGGCTCACTGACGGAGTTTCTGGTCGCCAGCGGCGTCCCGCTCACCCTGCTCGAGAAGGACGATCGCCTCATCCCGCACCTGCGCGAGAAATTCGAGGGCCCGCAGGTCGGGGTCGTGCACGGCGACGCCCTGGAATTCGACGTGCATCGGCTCCTCGGCCGGGGCCGGCTAAAGATCGTCGGCAACCTGCCCTACTACGTCTCCACCCCGCTCATCGAGCGCTTCGCCGATCCCCTGCTCTCGCCCGATCGCGTGGTCATCACCCTCCAGCGGGAACTTGCGGAACGCATGAACGCCAAAGCCCGCACCAAGGACTACGGCGCCATGACTGTCTGCCTTGGCCGTCGCTGGGCCGTGGAATACCTGCGCACCCTGCCCGGCAGCGTCTTCCATCCCGCGCCGAAGGTGGAATCCGCCGTCGTGATGTTGCGCCCCAAGCCCCGCGCCGACGTGCCCGCCTGCGACGACGCCCTGTTCCAGCGGCTCGTGCGGGGCGGCTTCTCCGAGCGCCGCAAGCAGCTCCGCAAAAACCTCGAGCGCATCCAGCCCGGCCCCGACTGGCGCGAGATCCTGCGCGCCCTCGACCTCGCGGAAACCGTCCGCGCCGAGGAACTCGACCTCGCCCAGTGGACCCGGCTCGCCCAGGCCGTCGACGAAACCTTCGCCCAGCACGGCGAGGAAATTTTCCCGATCGTCGACGAGAACGACATCGTGATCGGCTCCCGCCCGCGCAACGAGGTCCACGCGCTCGACCTGCGCCACCGCGCCATTCACGTGATGCTCTTCAATCGCGCCGGCCAGATTTTTCTGCAAAAGCGCTCGATCTGGAAGGATCGCAGCCCGGGCAAATGGGACAGCGCCACCGCCGGCCACGTCGACGCCGGCGAGACCTACGAACAGGCCGCCCGCCGCGAGCTCATGGAGGAAGTCGGCGCCGAGGTCGGCGAGCTGATTCCCGTCTGCAAGCTCGGGTGCGGGCCGGAGACCGGCTACGAGTTCCTCCAGATCTACCGCGCCGACCACGAAGGACCTTTCCGCTTCGCCGCACAGGAAGTCGAAGGCGGCGCGTGGCTCCCGGTCAACCACGTCCGCGACTGGCTCGCCCGCCGCCCGCAGGACTTCGCCCCGGTATTTCGTCAGGCCTTCCCGCAGGTGGCCGCGCATTTTTCCGCCCGCTAG